The Syntrophorhabdaceae bacterium genome includes a region encoding these proteins:
- a CDS encoding alpha-amylase family glycosyl hydrolase yields MKFEFHISRKIRDIYNFEDSIFTLSGNVIVPNIRAARTLAQKINQLNIEKGHPDKVVKAGDIASMGLIDEILHYVVLSYREEIDRNVIKDALKHLENIFKKEKVDKALYIFSEEFPTVDVYRKKMDVKTYLQAETLGISNREIVLEEMFLLWLANMNPAFSPFADFFNDKRLKDETVYLYIIAALREFFHKKPHFGPYNQNLIDMLRSPAVLVPYSLKGQLEYIMEHWGFLLKKYIKRILGATDILKEESKITFIGPGKTQVYDFRAAQFEAESFTPDKDWMPRLVLMAKNIYVWLHQLSKKYGRDISKLNEIPNEELDMLKDMGFTGLWLIGIWERSPASQRIKQLCGNPEAVASAYSLYDYQIALDLGGEPAYENLKERAWSKGIRLASDMVPNHVGIYSRWVIEHPDWFISLDQKPFPWYSFSGPDLSNDDRVCIQIEDHYYTRTDAAVIFRRLDKHTGHERFIYHGNDGTSMPWNDTAQLNYLNPEVREAMINTILYVAKKFPIIRFDAAMTLTKKHYQRLWFPEPGAGGAIPTRSEYGMTKDDFHKAMPNEFWREVVDRVARDAPDTLLLAEAFWLLEGYFVRTLGMHRVYNSAFMNMLRDEENAKYRAVVKNILEFDPEILRRLVNFMNNPDERTAIDQFGKGDKYFGICTLMVTMPGLPMFGHGQIEGLKEKYGMEYKKAYMDETPDEYLIERHRKEVFPLMHRRHIFAGVENFLLYDFYSHEGKVNEDVFAYSNRHGEEKALVIYNNKNHPASGWIKTSAAFSVKTGSGDGKILIQKDLAYGLVLSEKDNFVVFKDHISGLTFIRKSRDIMEKGLYTELGPYGYLVFMDFYETQDSEDISYSAIHDYLQGRGTISIEYAMDEIKRGRIRKLFQDFFNENLFRDAVDMLISREQEKHKIEDLLIGTVEWKYKRFIQSINDYCTSLGMDTIPQKHLTSAFHELKILIEWARIYRIKTQEKTWLYILLSHILFSRISYYITVRELNLEAIVIDNLKALGLDDDAVSDFMHLMDIKSMLSVDLMHIEDPKDMRALIYRVLKDHSVQRILRVNLYEGILWFSKEGLEFLLWWMGILMIFEKYRHITPDEKDFERFINVINEAIEEIKSLAFMSGFKYIELINALSDMDKKIES; encoded by the coding sequence ATGAAATTTGAGTTCCACATATCCAGAAAAATTAGGGATATATATAATTTTGAAGATAGCATATTCACTTTAAGCGGAAATGTCATTGTCCCAAATATAAGGGCAGCAAGAACCCTTGCCCAGAAGATAAATCAACTCAATATAGAAAAAGGACATCCTGATAAGGTGGTTAAGGCAGGAGATATCGCCTCTATGGGACTCATTGATGAGATACTACATTATGTAGTCCTTTCATATAGGGAAGAGATAGATAGAAATGTTATTAAGGATGCATTAAAACATCTGGAGAATATCTTCAAGAAAGAAAAGGTAGATAAGGCATTATATATCTTTTCAGAGGAGTTTCCCACCGTTGATGTGTATAGAAAAAAGATGGATGTAAAAACCTATTTACAAGCAGAGACCCTGGGTATCTCCAACAGAGAGATCGTTCTTGAGGAGATGTTCCTTTTATGGCTTGCCAATATGAACCCTGCATTTTCACCCTTTGCAGATTTCTTTAACGACAAAAGGCTAAAGGATGAAACCGTTTATCTGTATATAATTGCTGCGCTAAGGGAATTTTTCCATAAAAAACCCCATTTTGGTCCTTATAACCAGAATCTCATAGATATGCTCAGAAGCCCTGCAGTCCTTGTGCCGTATTCCCTTAAAGGCCAACTCGAATATATAATGGAACACTGGGGGTTTTTACTCAAGAAATATATAAAACGCATACTCGGGGCAACGGATATATTAAAAGAAGAGTCCAAGATAACGTTCATCGGGCCAGGCAAGACCCAGGTCTATGATTTCAGGGCCGCCCAATTTGAGGCAGAGAGTTTTACACCGGATAAAGACTGGATGCCGAGGTTGGTGCTCATGGCAAAAAATATCTATGTGTGGCTCCATCAACTCTCCAAAAAATACGGCCGTGACATATCAAAGTTGAACGAGATACCTAATGAGGAATTGGATATGCTTAAGGACATGGGTTTTACAGGGCTCTGGCTTATAGGTATATGGGAGAGGAGCCCTGCATCTCAGAGGATAAAACAGTTGTGCGGAAACCCAGAGGCAGTGGCATCTGCCTATTCTCTCTATGATTATCAGATAGCCCTTGATTTGGGCGGCGAGCCTGCTTACGAAAATTTAAAAGAAAGGGCATGGTCAAAAGGCATAAGACTTGCCAGTGACATGGTCCCAAATCATGTGGGGATATATTCAAGATGGGTCATTGAACACCCGGATTGGTTTATATCGTTGGATCAAAAACCCTTTCCCTGGTATTCCTTTAGCGGCCCAGACCTTTCTAATGATGATAGGGTTTGTATCCAGATAGAGGATCACTATTATACAAGGACAGATGCAGCAGTGATATTCAGGCGTCTGGATAAACATACAGGCCATGAGAGGTTCATATATCACGGTAATGATGGAACAAGCATGCCCTGGAATGACACGGCACAGCTAAACTACCTCAATCCAGAGGTAAGGGAGGCCATGATAAATACCATCCTCTATGTGGCAAAAAAATTTCCCATCATAAGATTTGATGCAGCCATGACCCTTACTAAGAAGCACTATCAGAGACTGTGGTTCCCAGAGCCAGGTGCAGGAGGCGCAATACCTACAAGGTCAGAATACGGTATGACAAAGGACGATTTCCATAAGGCCATGCCCAACGAATTCTGGCGTGAGGTTGTGGATAGGGTTGCCCGTGATGCCCCTGATACACTTCTCCTTGCAGAGGCATTCTGGCTCCTGGAGGGTTATTTTGTAAGGACTTTGGGTATGCACAGGGTCTATAATAGTGCATTTATGAATATGCTAAGGGATGAGGAAAATGCCAAATATCGGGCTGTGGTGAAAAACATCCTTGAATTTGATCCGGAGATACTGAGACGTCTTGTGAATTTCATGAATAACCCTGATGAAAGGACAGCAATAGACCAGTTTGGAAAGGGCGATAAATACTTCGGTATATGCACCCTCATGGTGACCATGCCTGGGCTACCTATGTTCGGTCATGGCCAGATAGAGGGGCTTAAAGAAAAATACGGTATGGAGTATAAAAAGGCATATATGGATGAAACCCCTGACGAATACCTTATAGAGAGGCACAGAAAAGAGGTATTTCCTTTAATGCACAGACGCCATATTTTTGCAGGGGTTGAAAATTTCCTCCTTTATGACTTTTATTCCCATGAAGGAAAGGTCAATGAGGATGTGTTTGCCTATTCTAACAGACACGGTGAAGAAAAGGCACTCGTCATCTACAATAATAAAAATCACCCTGCCTCTGGCTGGATAAAGACATCTGCAGCATTTTCGGTAAAGACAGGCTCAGGTGATGGAAAGATCCTTATCCAGAAGGACCTTGCCTACGGTCTTGTCTTATCTGAAAAAGACAACTTTGTGGTCTTTAAGGATCATATATCTGGTTTAACCTTTATAAGAAAGAGCAGGGACATAATGGAGAAGGGTCTTTATACAGAGCTTGGCCCTTATGGATATCTGGTATTTATGGACTTTTACGAAACACAGGACAGTGAAGATATTAGCTATTCTGCGATCCATGATTATTTACAAGGAAGGGGAACAATAAGCATAGAATATGCCATGGATGAAATAAAAAGAGGACGCATAAGAAAGCTATTTCAAGACTTTTTTAATGAAAACTTGTTTAGAGACGCAGTAGATATGCTCATATCAAGAGAACAAGAAAAACATAAAATAGAAGATTTATTAATAGGCACAGTTGAATGGAAATATAAAAGATTTATTCAATCCATAAATGACTATTGCACCTCTTTGGGTATGGATACCATACCACAAAAACATCTAACATCAGCCTTTCATGAACTAAAAATATTGATTGAATGGGCACGTATATACCGAATAAAGACCCAGGAAAAGACATGGTTATATATACTTCTAAGCCATATCCTTTTTTCAAGGATTTCCTATTATATTACTGTCAGGGAACTTAATCTCGAGGCTATTGTCATAGATAACTTAAAGGCATTGGGTTTGGATGATGATGCTGTATCGGATTTCATGCACCTTATGGATATAAAAAGCATGTTGTCTGTAGATTTAATGCACATAGAAGATCCAAAAGACATGAGGGCTTTGATTTACAGAGTTCTAAAAGACCATTCCGTTCAGAGGATTTTAAGGGTAAATCTTTATGAGGGTATCTTGTGGTTCAGCAAAGAAGGTCTTGAATTTTTGCTCTGGTGGATGGGCATCTTAATGATCTTTGAAAAAT